The following coding sequences are from one Dreissena polymorpha isolate Duluth1 chromosome 8, UMN_Dpol_1.0, whole genome shotgun sequence window:
- the LOC127840775 gene encoding uncharacterized protein LOC127840775, whose translation MFSAVTFLLLAASFGSSLSGASPDVTEKPSNQPTLPTFSGWSGFPTKSPLNPILYTLFATKRPEYVTLSPVYSTKVPEYPTKVPTYQTFKTPEYPTKVPEYPTKIPTYPTFKTPEYPTPTKYPVYPSQSPAYPTQYPEYPSPYSEYPSKYPVYPDQYPVYPNQYPFDLAQYPVYPNQYPVEQDQYPPRSPLYRGRRPVYPNEPPVYPDLPLYPGYQPGYHRRPPVYPPVYPYDPVDDKKPDPYFPDVTENEYVPVWCTIFITFNLCDLYGANVA comes from the exons ATGTTCTCCGCGGTAACATTCTTGCTTCTTGCGGCGAGCTTCGGCTCGTCGTTGAGTGGGGCCAGCCCGGATGTGACAGAAAAACCCTCAAATCAACCCACTCTACCGACATTTAGTGGATGGTCTGGTTTTCCAACTAAATCTCCGTTAAATCCAATTCTGTATACGTTATTTGCAACGAAACGTCCGGAATATGTAACTCTATCCCCGGTATATTCAACTAAAGTTCCGGAATATCCAACGAAAGTTCCTACATATCAAACTTTCAAAACTCCGGAATATCCAACTAAAGTCCCGGAATATCCAACGAAAATTCCGACATATCCAACATTCAAAACTCCGGAATATCCCACTCCTACAAAATATCCAGTATATCCATCGCAATCTCCTGCATATCCAACTCAGTACCCTGAATATCCATCGCCGTATTCTGAATATCCGTCTAAATATCCTGTATATCCCGATCAGTATCCAGTATATCCAAATCAGTATCCGTTTGATCTGGCTCAATATCCAGTATATCCGAATCAGTATCCGGTAGAACAAGATCAATATCCACCACGATCACCGTTGTATCGAGGGAGACGTCCGGTATATCCAAATGAACCTCCGGTATACCCAGATCTACCGCTATATCCGGGTTATCAACCAGGATATCACCGACGCCCTCCAGTATATCCTCCGGTGTATCCGTACGATCCCGTTG ATGATAAAAAACCAGATCCATATTTCCCCGATGTAACAG AAAACGAATATGTACCAGTGTGGTGCACAATATTTATAACCTTTAACTTGTGTGACTTATATGGAGCCAACGTTGCCTAG